Proteins encoded together in one Lathamus discolor isolate bLatDis1 chromosome 3, bLatDis1.hap1, whole genome shotgun sequence window:
- the POFUT2 gene encoding GDP-fucose protein O-fucosyltransferase 2 codes for MAALGAACRLPAPLVLLGLAVLVLSPPATAQPPPAALRAGHAASSLPAAAAAPRTRYLLYDVNPPEGFNLRRDVYIRIASLVKTLLKSENWVLVLPPWGRLYHWQSPDIPQVRLPWSEFFDLPSLNRNIPVIEYEQFLAESGGPFIEQIYVLQGYAEGWKEGTWEEKIDERPCIDQLMYSKDKHEYYRGWFWGYEETRGLNVSCLSVQGSASIVAPILLKNTSAQSVMLDRAENLLHDHYGGRDYWNTRRSMVFAKHLRVAGDEFRNRYLQSTDEADRTHYNEDWTQMKVKMGTAVGGPYLGVHLRRKDFIWGHREDVPSLQGAVKNIRSLLEMLKLERVFVATDAVEEEVELLKKLLPEMVRFEPSWEELELYKDGGLAVIDQWICAHARYFIGTSVSTFSFRIHEEREILGFDPKTTYNRFCGEKEKNCEQPTHWKIVY; via the exons ATGGCGGCTCTGGGGGCCGCCTGCCGCCTGCCGGCgccgctggtgctgctgggccTCGCCGTGCTCGTCCTCTCTCCGCCCGCCACCGCGCAGCCCCCGCCCGCCGCTCTGCGCGCCGGCCACGCCGCGTCCTCGCtgcccgccgccgctgccgcgcCGCGCACCAG ATACCTTTTGTATGATGTAAATCCTCCCGAAGGGTTCAACCTCCGCAGAGACGTGTACATTCGCATTGCTTCCCTTGTAAAGACCTTGCTGAAAAGTGAAAACTGGGTGCTAGTTCTGCCTCCCTGGGGACGTCTTTATCATTGGCAGAGCCCCGACATCCCTCAGGTCCGGCTTCCTTGGTCTGAGTTCTTTGATCTCCCAAGCCTCAACAGGAACATTCCTGTCATTGAATATGAGCAGTTTCTTGCAG AGTCAGGTGGGCCCTTTATTGAACAGATTTACGTCCTACAAGGCTATgcagaaggatggaaagaaggaacctgggaagaaaaaatagaTGAAAGGCCATGCATTGATCAGCTTATGTACTCCAAAGACAAACACGAGTACTACAG GGGATGGTTCTGGGGTTACGAGGAAACGCGGGGCCTAAATGTCTCTTGTTTGTCTGTCCAAGGATCTGCCTCTATCGTGGCTCCCATCCTTTTGAAGAACACTTCAGCACA GTCAGTGATGTTAGACAGAGCTGAAAACCTTCTTCATGACCACTACGGAGGGAGAGATTACTGGAAT ACCCGTCGGAGCATGGTGTTTGCTAAACACCTCCGTGTAGCAGGAGATGAGTTTAGGAACAGATACCTTCAATCCACCGATGAGGCAGACAGGACTCACTACAATGAGGACTGGACACAGATGAAG GTTAAGATGGGTACAGCTGTAGGTGGTCCATACCTTGGGGTTCATCTCAGAAGGAAAGACTTCATCTGGGGTCACAGAGAAGACGTGCCTTCCCTGCAAGGAGCTGTAAAGAACATCCGCAGCCTCTTGGAGATGCTTAAACTTGAAAGAGTTTTTGTAGCCACTGATGCTGTCGAGGAGG AGGTTGAATTGCTCAAGAAACTCCTGCCTGAGATGGTGAGATTTGAACCCTCATgggaggagctggagctctACAAAGATGGGGGCTTGGCTGTGATTGACCAGTGGATCTGTGCACATGCAAG gTATTTTATAGGCACCTCAGTTTCCACGTTTTCCTTCCGGATCCATGAGGAAAGGGAGATCTTGGGATTTGATCCAAAAACAACTTACAACCGGTTTTGtggtgaaaaggagaaaaactgtgAGCAGCCAACTCACTGGAAAATTGTGTACTAA
- the YBEY gene encoding endoribonuclease YbeY, with the protein MSVALRNAQRAVPVRRVPLRRAVCALRAALGASRFDVGLVCAGNGLMKRLNGAYRHRPEPTDVLSFPFHRVAPGELPRPRCRDEYNLGDIFLGVEYIHQQCRDTGEDFDSVLAVTAAHGLCHLLGYQHNTEAEWRQMYQKEAEILQELNRLTGASLRPLTAGLF; encoded by the exons ATGAGCGTGGCGCTGCGGAACGCCCAGCGGGCCGTGCCCGTGCGCCGGGTCCCGCTCCGCCGCGCCGTGTGCGCCCTGCGGGCCGCGCTGGGCGCCTCCCGCTTCGATGTGGGGCTGGTGTGCGCCGGCAACGGGCTGATGAAGCGCCTGAACGGCGCGTACCGGCATCGCCCGGAGCCCACCGACgtcctctccttccccttccaccGGGTGGCGCCGGGGGAGCTGCCGCGGCCGCGCTGCCGCGACGAGTACAACTTGGGGGACATCTTCCTGGGGGTAGAGTACATCCACCAGCAGTGCCGCGACACCGGGGAGGACTTCGACAGCGTCCTGGCG GTGACGGCAGCCCACGGACTGTGCCATTTGCTTGGCTACCAGCACAACACAGAAGCCGAGTGGCGACAG ATGTACCAGAAGGAGGCGGAGATCCTGCAGGAGCTGAACCGCCTCACCGGCGCCAGCCTCCGGCCCCTGACCGCGGGCCTCTTCTGA